A single window of Neisseria chenwenguii DNA harbors:
- the coaBC gene encoding bifunctional phosphopantothenoylcysteine decarboxylase/phosphopantothenate--cysteine ligase CoaBC — protein sequence MNNKHILLGISGGIAAYKSCELVRLLKKQGHNVTVAMSRSAAEFVAPLTFQALSGNPVLTDTHHNESGGNGMAHINLTREADIFLIAPATANTIAKTANGIADNLLTNLAVARKCPMAVAPAMNVEMWHNPANQRNIKQLISDGITVFQPASGEQACGETGVGRMLEAAELADLLPDLWTEKRLQNKKILITAGATFEAIDPVRGITNISSGQMGMALARACRAAGAEVTLIYGQLQTALPAALYHAEQAISADTMYQAVHKHIGGQDAFISVAAVADYKVKNSSSQKLKKDGSGTPPVIELAENPDILASVAALPNPPFCVGFAAESENVLEYARAKRLRKNIPMLVANQVSQTMGKATNQITLIDDAQETSFPESSKQQAAEEIVKRLAELL from the coding sequence ATGAACAACAAACACATCCTATTAGGCATAAGCGGCGGCATTGCAGCGTATAAATCCTGCGAACTCGTCCGCCTACTGAAAAAGCAGGGGCACAACGTTACCGTTGCCATGAGCCGTTCGGCGGCTGAATTTGTAGCTCCGCTGACGTTTCAGGCTTTGAGCGGCAATCCCGTTTTGACCGATACGCATCACAACGAATCAGGTGGCAACGGCATGGCACACATCAACCTGACGCGCGAAGCCGATATTTTTCTGATTGCGCCTGCCACCGCCAATACCATTGCCAAAACCGCCAACGGCATTGCCGACAATCTGCTGACCAATCTTGCCGTCGCGCGCAAATGTCCGATGGCGGTTGCGCCTGCGATGAATGTAGAAATGTGGCACAACCCCGCAAACCAACGAAATATCAAACAACTGATTTCAGACGGCATTACCGTTTTCCAACCCGCTTCAGGCGAACAAGCCTGCGGTGAAACCGGCGTCGGGCGGATGCTTGAGGCTGCCGAACTCGCCGACTTGCTGCCCGACTTATGGACGGAAAAACGCCTGCAAAACAAAAAGATTCTGATTACCGCAGGCGCGACTTTCGAAGCCATCGACCCCGTGCGCGGGATCACCAATATTTCCAGCGGACAAATGGGCATGGCCCTCGCCCGCGCCTGTCGTGCCGCCGGTGCGGAAGTGACACTGATTTACGGACAACTGCAAACCGCCCTACCCGCCGCGCTTTACCATGCCGAACAGGCCATCAGCGCCGATACCATGTATCAGGCGGTACACAAGCATATCGGCGGGCAAGACGCATTCATTTCCGTAGCCGCCGTCGCCGACTATAAAGTCAAAAACAGCAGCAGCCAAAAGCTGAAAAAAGACGGTTCGGGCACGCCACCCGTTATCGAGCTTGCGGAAAACCCCGACATTCTCGCTTCCGTCGCCGCCCTGCCGAATCCGCCTTTCTGCGTCGGTTTTGCCGCAGAAAGCGAAAACGTCTTGGAATACGCCCGCGCCAAGCGCCTGCGCAAAAACATTCCGATGCTGGTGGCGAACCAAGTTTCTCAAACGATGGGAAAAGCGACCAACCAAATTACCCTTATTGATGATGCACAGGAAACTTCATTTCCCGAAAGCAGCAAACAGCAGGCCGCGGAAGAAATTGTCAAACGCTTGGCCGAACTGCTTTAA